DNA from Podarcis muralis chromosome 13, rPodMur119.hap1.1, whole genome shotgun sequence:
gaggaacaggtttaaggatttagatttgctggacagagtgcctgaagaactatgggtggaggctcgcaacattatacaggaggcagcaactaaaaccatcccaatgaaaaagaaatgcaagaaagcaaagtggctgtccaacgaggccttacaaatagcgggggagagaaggcaagcaaaatgcgagggagatagtgaaagatacaggaaattgaatgcagatttccaaagaatagcaaggagagacaagaaggccttcttaaacgagcaatgcaaagaaatagaggaaaacaacagaatgggaagaaccagagatctgttcaagaaaattggaaatatgaaaggaacatttcgtaaaaagattaccataataaaggacaaaagtggtaaggacctaacagaagcagaagacatcaagaagaggtggcaagaatacacacaggaattataccagaaagatatggatgtctcatacaccccaggtagtgtgatTGCTGActttgagccagacatcctggagagtgcagtcaaatgggccttagaaagcactgcagataacaaggccagtggaagtgatggtattccagctgaactatttaaaattttaaaagatgatgctgttaaggtgctacactcaatatgccagcaagtttggaaaactcagcagtggccagaggattggagaagatcagtctacatccgaatcccaaagaagggcagtgccaaagaatgctccaactaccgcacaattgcgctcatttcacacgctagcaaggttgtgcttaaaattctacaaggaaggctcaagcagtatgtggaccgagaactcccagaagtgcaagctggatttagaagaggcagaggaaccagagaccaaattgcaaacatgcgctggattatggagaaagctagagagttccagaaagacatctacttctgcttcattgactatgcaaaagcctttgactgtgtcgaccacagcaaactatggcaagttcttaaagaaatgggagtgcctgatcacctcatcggtctcctgagaaatctctatgtgggacaagaagctacagttagaactggatatggaacaactgattggttcaaattgggaaaggagtacgacaaggctgtataatgtctccctgcttatttaacttatatgcagaattcatcatgcgaaaggctgggctggatgaatccgaagccggaattaagattgccagaagaaatatcaacaacctcagatatgcagatgacacaaccttgatggcagaaagtgaggaggaattaaagaaccttttattgagggtgaaagaggagagcgcaaaatatggtctgaagctcaacatcaaaaaaacgaagatcatggccactggtcccatcacctcctggcaaatagaaggggaagaaatggaggcagtaagagattttactttcttgggctccatgatcactgcagatggtgacagcagtcacgaaattaaaagatgcctgcttcttgggagaaaagcaatgacaaacctagacagcatcttaaaaagtagagacaaaggtccgtatagttaaagctatggttttcccagtagtgatgtatggaagtgagagctggactataaagaaggctgatcgccgaagaattgatgcttttgaattatggtgctggaggagactcttgagagtcccatggactgcaagaagatcaaacgtatccattcttaaggaaatcagccctgagtgctcactggaaggacagatcgtgaagctgaggctccaatactttggccacctcatgagaagagaagactccctggaaaagaccctgatgttggggaagatggagggcacaaggagaagggtacgacagaggatgagatggttggatggtgttcttgaagctaccagcatgagtttgatcaaactgcgggaggcggtgggggacagaagtgcctggagtgctctggtccatggggtcacgaagagtcggacacgactaaacaactaaacaacaacaatcgactgtctggctccgaagtgccctctccgattgcatggagcccggacagccccatggttttcttcggagctgagggcgatgaaacaatcgctgagacggctagagcatcGGTGGCaaaaaactcactccgaatctgaccggacacaggatagagctcaacgtcgagcctaccaagtggcgatagcgacggcgaagaagactttcttcaccgcctctattgcatctgcagaaaatagtagcaggagactctttcaggtggttcacaatttaacggaaccacctttaccaccggggccttgtaaagaccccaagatctcctgcaacgattttgcaaagttttttgcagataaaatcactcatattcggaaggagctagacaccaccgtgggaacagggctggggcgggagagtgctagacctctgtctggtcaagttgcatggaatcaatttcaatccgttaccccccgaggatgtggacaggctgcttggacgcgtgaaaccaaccacctgtctccttgatccttgcccatcctggctaataaaagcaagccgggaagggctgggcgatggtctctgcggggtggtgaatgcttccctctgtgagggaacattcccagatccgctgaaagaggtggtcattaaactgcttcttaaaaaaccatctttagacccggccagtatggccaactatcgcccagtctcaaatcttccattcttgggcaaggtgattgagcgtgtggttgctgaacaactccaggcacgcctggaggatgcggatcatttggatcccttccaattgggattcaggcctcatcatgggactgaaactgccttggtcgcgctggttgatgatgtccggcgagctagggacaaaggtgagagttgtttcctagttctgctggatctctcagcagcctttcatacaatcgaccataacatccttctggaccgtctagaggggctgggagctgggggcactgttatacagtggtttcgctccttcctcctgggccgtgttcagaaagtggtggtggtggatgagtgttcagactcctgggccctcacttgtggggtgcctcagggttccgtcctctcccacatgctttttaacatctatatgaagccgctgggagagatcatcagggggtttggactgggtgtccatcaatatgcagatgatacccagctctacctctcttttaaatcagaaccagtgaaggcggtgaaggtcctgtgtgagtgcctggagacggttggaggatggatggcggctaatggattgaggttgaatcctgacaagacagaagtactgtttttgggggacagggggcgggctggtgtggaggactccctggtcctgaatagggtaactgtgcccctgaaggactaggtgcgcagcctgggagtcattttggactcacagctgtccatggaggcgcaggtcaattctgtatccagggcatctgtctaccaactccacctggtacgcaggctgagaccctacctgcccgcagactgtctcgccagagtggtgcatgctctggtctcccgcttggactactgcaatgcgctcgacgtggggctacctttgaaggtgactcggaaactacaactaatccagaatgcggcagctagactggtgactgggggcagccgccgagaccacataacaccggtcttgaaagacccacattggctcccagtacgtttccaagcacaattcaaagtgctggtgttgacctttaaagccctaaacggcctcggcccagtatacctgaaggagcgtctccacccccatcgttctgaggtccagcaccgagggtcttctggcggttccctcattgcgagaagcaaagctacagggaaccaggcagagggccttcttggtagtggcgcctgccctgtggaacgccctcccatcagatgtcaaagcgataaataactacctgacattcagaagacatcttaaggcagccctgttcagggaagtttttaatctgtgatattttagtgtatttttggtttctatagaagccgcccagagtggctggggaaacccagccagatgggcggggtacaaataataaattattattattacttgttccACAAAGCTGTACACAGAAGTGGTCATAAGAGGACAACCACATTGTTGAGAATGGCCACAGCCTTATTGAATGgctgtactgctctggtttcatgTACATAGAGATGCAGCTTCCATCGGCGCAAAGTGTTGTGGTGAATGCTTCCTACCATGAATGGCCACATATGTTCCAGGTTGGCTTTCTCTAGATTTCCAGCCCTGGATGCAGATTTGGCCTAAAAGGCCTCAAACCAGGTTTtactatatataaataatatgaataattttttatttgtatcccccccccccggccaaagctgggctcagagcagctaacaagaaGTAAAAATAgtacagtgtacataaaatcacagtcaattaattaaaatacattcttaaatgagttcagaatcaaattaatggcaaccattgggttagagttctatgcagattacagaaggagagagggagttagactgtgccttggccaaaggcctggcggtacagctccgtcttgcaggccctgcagaaagatgtcaagtctcttgtgagagagcattccaccagatatGGGCCACGGCCgtaaaagccctggctctggtcaaggccagcctaacctccctgtggcccgggatctccaagatgtttttatttgatgactgaaaggtcctctgtgggacataccaggagaggtggtcccgtaggtacgagagtCCTTGTCAGCCAAAGTTCATCAaaactctggcacctctcaggtgggcaccattgccaatataagagagcaagggagaggttcatggtgagttctggcatctctttttatagaaaaataataCTGCCTAaaactatgattctataattttctgactatgaaataagaatctggtTATAATTCAGAGGTTTTCCACACCAATGAAGGCCTTTGTTTTAACGAGAAAACTATTTATTTGGGCTTCTGAAACTCCATAAGAAGTATCATGGGTCTATTTTAACCAGTTCATAACTCCCCCTTCCTTCTATCATTTCAAACTGCATGCGTTTCTCTGCATTTTATTAAATACATGCTTGCAGGCAAAAGCATTTTTCAAAGCATCTTGGACCTGCCTGTTCCTCAGGCTGTATACAAAGGGGGTCATTAGAGGACAAACCACATTGTTAAgaatggccacaactttgttgaagTTTTGCCCACCATCTCGCTCAGGTATGATGTACATAGAGATGCAGCTTCCATAGGCAACAGTGACAATGGTGACGTGGGAAGcacaggtggaaaaggccttctGCCTCCCTGAAGCACTTGGGATGTGGAGAACAGTTGAGATTATATTGACATAGGACACAACAGTGATAGCGAAAGTCCCCAGTACTGTAAACACCGAAATAATAAAGTCGGAGAGCTCCAAGAAATGTGTGTCACCACAGAGAAGATGGAGTAATGGTTGGCTGTCGCAGAAGAAATGGTCAATGATGTTTGAACCACAAAAAGGAAATTGAATGAATAGCAAAGTTTGAGCCAAAATCACAGCAAGCGACCCAATCCAAGAGAACAGCACCAAAAGTGTGCAGAACTTCTCGTTCATGATGGTGGTGTACCTTAGGGGGTTGCAGATGGCCATATATCGGTCAAAGGACATCACAGTCAGCAGGAAGAAATCTGTGGTGCCCAGGAAGAAATAGAAAAAGAATTGACTTATACATCCAGCATACGAGATTGTTTTCCTGCCAGATGCAAGGTTGAACAACGCCTTTGGGATGGCAGCAGTGGTGTATCCAATCTCCAAGATGGCATAATTCCgtaggaagaaatacatgggtgTCCTGAGGCGGAAATCCAGGAGAGTGATGGTGATAATCATCATGTTTCCCGTTACAGCCATCAGGTACATGATTAAGAAAAGGACAAAGAAAAATATCTCTAGTTTGGCGTTCTCAGTGAATCCCAGCAGTAAAAACTCATTGATCTTTGTTTGGTTCTCCATAAAGTCTTGACTTTCATGAGTTATCTGCTGGCAAAAGATGAGCATAGATAAGAATCATCATCCTCCTCATCATCATTATGAAGTTAAGCCAAGCCTGCCTGGATCAGACCAGGGAAGCATATAGTTCAGCCTCCTGTTTCATACATTGACTCAGAATcggagtcatagaatcatggttgaaagggaccacaagggtcatttagtcaaaacacctgcaatgcaaaaatctttttgcccagtgtgggacttgaacccaagaccctaagattaagagtctcatgctcttccagCTGAGCTAAATAATCTGTGGAAATTCACACAACTGGATTCAACTGACCATACCTGCAAAGATAGAGGGAAAATGTCCATTTACAAGTGCCATTTTTATCCAAAGCACACATGCAAAGAGTCAAGCACACATGCAAACACTGAACTGATCCCTTGCAAAGTCCTTGTCTGACAACATATCTGAAAAGAAATTAATTGGGACCACCGATATTTATTGGTAATTGACATTCACACAAATGGTTAGTACTTCCACTTAATGAAGACTTAATAACAGTGTTTGTGGGATAGTGTGCGAGGAAGACAGTTACTGAATTTGCACATCACCAGGGTTGGTCCTAACTTATGCTGAGTGAGGCAGTTACGTACCTTATGGAACAGAAGATGAACTGTATTACTGCAATGTTGAGGACAGAGTTGTGGACACCACAAGCCCTGCCATATAATCCTTCAGCTAAAGTTTGGTAGAGGACTTCACTGTGTCACCAGTGTTGACGTAAGAGTCAGCTGCCACAGTATAGGCAGTTTCTGTAGCTGGAGGGAAGGTGATATcatgccctttgcctcaggctcTGTAATACCTCATCACACCATGTCCATTGTATTGTGACTGCCTCTGCCCTGAAAGAGAGTCTGACTTCACTGTGACAATGGTTGGATTACCAAAATCACAATATGAGCCAATGGGATTGTGGCAGGAAATTGCCACATCAGCTTTGCTAACCATCACGGAGCTCAGATCAGAAAATTAACATGTACGGCATTTGTGGCTTGAAGTCAGAGTACATAGAACCTTCTTGCCCAAAATGGCTGTGAGAGAGCTCTAAGATTTCAAAAGGTGTGTAATTGGAGTCCAGCCACAGTGCCTAAAGGAACACAGGTGGAAGGGAGGGAATACTATGAATATAATGGCAAAAGTGGTCAAATTCTGCTATAAATAatagtatagtagtagtagtagtagtagtagtagtagtagtaatgatgatgatgatgatgatgatgataaatatatttatacaacacccatctggctgcgtttccccagtcactctgggccacttacagcatatataaaaattgtaaaacatcagacatttcctgattcagggctgctttcagctgccttccttcaaaagagtatttccccttcaatctgagggtgtttttttttgggggggggggtgggaggagtATTATAGATGAACTGTATGTAATTGAAATATGAACAAGCAGATCTATTGATTTTGGCTTAGATCTCATTCACATGCCTTAATTCTGTTTCTACATCTATTtgatcctttaaaaataatagtcCTGCCAAACAGATAAACACAGATATATAGATATGCTCTCACACACTGATAAATCCCTTTTTATGCAGTTAAATGTGTGTATTCCTGATATTTATACAGGGCTGGACACATACCTGTTCATGAGATCAGTTGTCCCCCAGAAATGGCAGGATTTATGAGTGACTTTTTAGGGTAGGTAAAGGCATGTTGGGTGGGTGGCAGGTTTATCATTCCATTCCAAATTGCTAAGGATTTCTgccataatttttttttctttgggggggcgggggttgTAAAAGAAATAAGttgaaaggggagagaggaaattttTAGCCACCACTCTGCTTTCtgggtgctgctgcactcaggtcctacaTACAGCTTTCCTGTAGGCATATAACAGGTTGTAGGTTGCCTTGATATTGCCAGTTGGAAGATGGGATCTATATTTTTGTACCAAAGGAAAGGGCCCTCAACCTACTACAAACATTGCTGTCACTAATTCACCACCCTACAGCCTCCCTAATTTGTCAGCCACTTTGTAAAAAAGAACCACACGTGTTCAGATTTCCTCCTCTTCAGATAGTCTTTGAAGGCTTCATTGACCTTCTCATTCCTTAGACTATAAATAAAAGGGTTCAGAAATGGTGTAAACACTCCAGTAAGGACTGCAATTCCCTTCTGGACATCAGAAGATCATCCCTGGCTGGGCAAGGAGTACATGAATATTGCACTGCCATAAAAGATGGACGTGGTTCTGCTGTGAGAAGCGCAGGTTGGAAATGTCTTTTGCCGACCTTTTATGGAGTACATGTGCAAGATGGTGGCAATGATGTAGACATCAGAGACACCAGCGACAGACAAGGAGGTGACTAACACCAGTCCAGACAGAATGCCCTCCAGAGCCA
Protein-coding regions in this window:
- the LOC144325198 gene encoding olfactory receptor 6C1-like, translating into MENQTKINEFLLLGFTENAKLEIFFFVLFLIMYLMAVTGNMMIITITLLDFRLRTPMYFFLRNYAILEIGYTTAAIPKALFNLASGRKTISYAGCISQFFFYFFLGTTDFFLLTVMSFDRYMAICNPLRYTTIMNEKFCTLLVLFSWIGSLAVILAQTLLFIQFPFCGSNIIDHFFCDSQPLLHLLCGDTHFLELSDFIISVFTVLGTFAITVVSYVNIISTVLHIPSASGRQKAFSTCASHVTIVTVAYGSCISMYIIPERDGGQNFNKVVAILNNVVCPLMTPFVYSLRNRQVQDALKNAFACKHVFNKMQRNACSLK